One window from the genome of Ciconia boyciana chromosome 8, ASM3463844v1, whole genome shotgun sequence encodes:
- the PCGF5 gene encoding polycomb group RING finger protein 5 isoform X3: MKLMSLICKTCIVQHFEDSNDCPRCGNQVHETNPLEMLRLDNTLEEIIFKLVPGLREQELQREIEFWKKNKPQENGQDESPKADKPKVDEECDENEEDKDYHRSDPQIAICLDCLRNNGQSGDNVVKGLMKKFIRCSTRVTVGTIKKFLSLKLKLPSSYELDVLCNGEIMGKDHTMEFIYMTRWRLRGENFRCQNCSSSQVCSQDGTFYQSYPMVLQYRPRIDFG, from the exons TTTGTAAGACTTGTATTGTTCAACACTTTGAAGACAGCAATGACTGTCCCAGGTGTGGCAACCAAGTGCATGAGACCAATCCACTAGAAATGTTAAG gCTGGATAACACCTTAgaggaaattatatttaagcTGGTGCCCGGACTTCGAGAAC AGGAACTGCAGCGAGAGATtgaattttggaagaaaaacaaacctcaagAAAATGGACAag atgaaagCCCAAAAGCTGATAAACCCAAAGTAGATGAGGAGTGTGATGAAAACGAAGAAGATAAAGACTATCACAGGAGTGACCCACAGATTGCTATTTGCCTCGACTGTTTACGCAACAATGGGCAGTCAGGAGATAATGTAGTCAAA GGCTTAATGAAAAAATTTATCCGCTGTTCTACTCGAGTCACCGTGGGAACTATCAAAAAGTTTCTCAGCTTAAAACTAAAACTTCCAAGTTCTTATGAG CTGGATGTACTATGCAATGGAGAAATCATGGGGAAGGATCATACTATGGAATTCATCTATATGACGAGATGGAGACTAAGAGGCGAAAAC TTTCGGTGTCAGAACTGCTCATCTTCGCAAGTCTGCTCACAGGATGGCACTTTTTATCAG TCTTACCCTATGGTACTTCAGTATCGACCTAGAATTGACTTCGGTTAG